The Pseudomonas sp. R4-35-07 genome contains a region encoding:
- a CDS encoding thioredoxin domain-containing protein produces the protein MQKPENDQPVKVDTLSWGHGPHLFEVFLEPTCPYSVKAFLKFDALLAEAGEDRITLIIRLQSQPWHMFSGVIIRCILAAATLEGGKKNAKGVMAAVAAHRREFEFDNHAEGPNLDVTPRDIIERLERYSGVKLAEAFATPTLDQAIKWQSKYARQNGVHVSPTFMINGIIRPNMSSGDPVSSWIEQLN, from the coding sequence ATGCAAAAACCTGAAAACGACCAGCCAGTGAAAGTGGACACGCTTTCGTGGGGCCATGGCCCTCACCTGTTTGAAGTTTTTCTTGAGCCCACCTGCCCCTATTCCGTCAAGGCGTTCCTCAAATTCGATGCGCTCCTCGCAGAGGCCGGCGAAGACCGGATCACGTTGATCATTCGCCTGCAGTCCCAGCCCTGGCATATGTTTTCAGGCGTCATCATCCGGTGCATCCTTGCCGCGGCGACGCTTGAGGGCGGCAAAAAAAATGCCAAGGGCGTCATGGCCGCTGTCGCAGCGCACCGGAGGGAATTCGAATTCGACAATCACGCTGAAGGCCCCAATCTGGACGTAACGCCCAGAGACATCATTGAGCGCCTCGAGCGTTATAGTGGCGTCAAACTGGCAGAGGCTTTCGCAACTCCAACCCTGGATCAGGCCATCAAATGGCAGTCCAAGTATGCTCGACAGAACGGCGTCCACGTTTCGCCCACGTTCATGATCAACGGGATTATCCGGCCGAACATGAGCAGTGGTGACCCGGTGTCCTCCTGGATCGAGCAACTCAACTGA
- a CDS encoding LysR family transcriptional regulator, which yields MKAQIGLDRLTGLIAFARTASLGSYTAAARDLSVSPSAVSKSVQRLEEHLGLRLFSRTTRSLTLTPEGRELYERALRVIREIEDIEQTAVASRGEPSGTLKVTAPLPIGVNILAPALPAFRERYPKLAVDLRLGDQFADIIEQGIDVAIRVGNLADSRLVSKPLGPHRICTFASPGYLARKGKPRNIDDLVNHDCINFRYQSSGQALRWPFQVGERVVEITPDATMTIDVSDAVAMTLAAGGGIGISPTYVAAPYVLRGELVPVFPEYAVDRFVITALWPESRRGNPNVKVFVDFLQEVFPVPAPWDVIVESAGNNP from the coding sequence ATGAAAGCACAAATTGGATTGGACCGCCTGACAGGCCTTATTGCGTTTGCTCGCACGGCCTCGCTGGGCAGCTATACAGCCGCTGCACGGGATCTCTCCGTGTCACCCTCGGCCGTCAGCAAAAGCGTTCAGCGCCTGGAAGAGCATTTAGGTCTGCGCCTCTTCAGTCGCACCACCCGCTCGCTGACCCTGACTCCCGAGGGACGTGAACTGTACGAGCGTGCATTGCGGGTGATCCGGGAAATCGAGGACATTGAGCAGACTGCGGTAGCGTCGAGAGGCGAGCCGTCAGGCACTCTGAAAGTAACCGCACCGCTTCCCATCGGCGTCAACATTCTTGCTCCTGCGCTCCCGGCATTCCGTGAGCGTTACCCGAAACTGGCGGTGGACTTGCGGCTTGGCGATCAATTCGCCGACATTATCGAGCAGGGGATAGATGTCGCCATCAGGGTCGGCAACCTGGCTGACTCCAGGCTGGTTTCCAAGCCTCTCGGCCCACACCGAATTTGCACCTTCGCATCGCCCGGCTATCTCGCCAGAAAGGGCAAACCGCGCAACATCGATGATCTGGTCAATCATGATTGCATCAATTTCCGTTATCAGAGTTCGGGACAGGCGCTACGCTGGCCCTTCCAGGTGGGGGAGCGCGTTGTCGAGATCACTCCCGACGCCACCATGACCATTGATGTGAGCGACGCGGTCGCGATGACGCTCGCCGCAGGCGGCGGTATTGGTATCTCTCCGACTTATGTTGCCGCGCCTTATGTGCTGAGGGGTGAGTTGGTACCGGTGTTTCCCGAATATGCGGTAGACAGATTCGTCATCACCGCTCTCTGGCCCGAAAGCCGCAGAGGCAATCCAAACGTGAAGGTATTTGTAGACTTCCTACAAGAAGTGTTCCCGGTACCGGCCCCTTGGGATGTGATAGTCGAATCGGCGGGTAATAATCCCTAA